Part of the Moritella sp. 24 genome is shown below.
AGAGCTTTACTGCAGCACTTGATGTGATCGAGGCAACATGCCGTGATAACCAGAACCGCATTAGCATGATGTTACGTGAAAGCAAGAAGGCTAAAAAGACCAGTAAAGCCAATAAATCTAAGCGCCGTAAGAGTAAGTAATCATGCGAATTTCAACCACTCAATACGCGGCTTACAAAGCGCGTAATTCAACGGCATCAAAAGCAGCGAAGGCAAAGCGAACCACCAAAGCTAAGAAAGTGGTTAGTTTTGCGCTATCAGCTCATGCCAAGGCGCTCGCTAAGTTATTTAAAGATCCATCACTGGGCGTTGGCAAGCAAGAGCACTTTTCCCAGGTGTCACTATTTGATTTTTTCCACGATAACCACGAAGACATATATGACCTATTTTATGCGATCCCTAATAGTGGGAAACGACATATTAAAGTCGCTACTGAAATGAAAGCCGAAGGGCAAAAATCGGGTTATCCAGATATGGGACTCGATGCGGCCAGGGGGATATACCACGGTTTTCGTTGTGAACTAAAAACTGAGGTAGGAACAGCCCAACCAAACCAGGTTGAGTATGCAGAAAAGTTACGTAAGCAAGGTTATTGCGTTGTTTTCTGTTACGGCTTTGATGCGGCTGTTACTGCCATTCTTGAATATTGGAACCTAAGTATAAACGGAGTAATGAGTAAGCATGTCTATAAGCCAGAGAAGATTAGCAAAAAATAAAAGAACTGCATTAACAAATACACAGCGTTCGCAGCGCCGCCGACACTTTATGAAGAACAACGCTATCACTGAGGTTAGAGCTGAAACCAGCGTTGTTGAGAAGGAGTTAATTAAACGAGTGGTTAAAGCTGGTGGGTATGGCGGCGTTTCTGAATTCATCATTATGAAGGCGATTGAAGAAGGTGCGAAAAACGGTATCACACCGGAGTTAATCAACAATGAATCGAAACTTGGGTATGTAGCCCAAGTTAAGACTGAAAAGGTAGTTGAAACCACGAGTTGATTTTCACCCTACGCGCAGGGGCGTATGAGTAAGTCAATTTACATAATCACTGGGCTATATGGTTTAAGCCCACTCGCATAGAGAGCTGAACATGATTAAAAATAAAGAAGTAAACACAAAGCATATTGATAAAGCATCGTTAACATCTTGGACTAAAGAAAGCATTGTTAATGAAGTATTCGCACCGGTACTTAATTTAACTGCAGAGCAATCAATGAACGTGCTTGAAAGTATTGTTGCATGTATCAAAGGTTCACTTGTGATGGAGCATTCAGTATTAATCCCTCGCGCTGGCACGTTAGTCGTTAGCCATAAAAGTGAACGTCCAGGGCGTAACCCAAAAACAGGCGAACCGCATAAAATATCATCGCGTAATGTGGTCACACTGGCTAAAAAAGGTCGCGGTAAAACGTGCCGTATCAATCGCAGTGACATGTTCGCGCTTGTTTACTTAGAGCAGCCTAATGTAGATCAAAAGCAGATAGACCTTGCTGTGAGAGCGTTTTATCAATTGATTGCAGATGTAAAACAGGGTGAGCACCGCATTGAAATTAGAGACTTTGGTAGTTTCACGCCCGTTATATCTGGTGAGCGCATGGGCCGTAATCCCAAAACAGGTGAGAAAGTCATAGTGTCAGAGCGTATGGGGATGCACTTTCAACACTCGCGACAACTTCGCTCGATGGTTAATCAATACATGTAATTTTATTCGCCAGGCCTAATGCCTGGCAATAATACTTTATTTTATTTTAATTTAGTTAGGATTAACCATGAAAAACAAACTTTTAGATTTAAACAACCATTTGTTTGAACAGTTAGAGCGCTTAAATGATGAATCATTAAAAGGTGATCGTTTAAAAGAAGAAATCAACCGAAGTAAAGCGATGGGCGGTGTGGCCACTTGTATTGTTGCAAACGCTACCTTGGCTTTGGAGGCTCAAAAGGCTATCGGTGTGTCGCTCAAAGAAGGCCAGTTACCAGGAATGATTAGCGCCCCTGCCTTGCCCCCAGCTCAATAGGTGGGCGTATGCGATTTAAATATACCAAGCAACAATTAGCGTTCATTAGTGAGCAATATAAAAAAGTTGGCGTTCCTGAGCTAACAGTCGCATTTAACCTTGAATTTAAACTGGAAAAAACCGCACAGCAAATTAAATCAGCCATAAAAAATAACCGTTTTACTTGTGGCCGTAAAACGGGGGCATTGAACAAGGGTAAATACAACTCGGTTACTGACGAGCAAGCCTTGTTTTTGCGAAATGGTTATAAAAGTATGAATTGTAATGATTTAACGGTGGCCTTTAATCGTGAGTTTGAATTAGAGAAAACATTCAGTCAGGTTAGAGCTTTTTTAAGAAACCATAAATGCTTATCCGGTCGAACTGGTCAATTTAATCAGGGGGATGTGAGCTGGAATACTGGCACAAAAGGCGTGATGAAGCCTAACAGTGGGAACTTTAAGAAAGGTGAGCGACCATTGAATTATCGGCCTCTTGGTTCGGAACGCGTCAGTGTTCAAGGTTATGTTGAGGTTAAAACGGCAGAGCCCAGGGTGTGGTCCTTGAAGCAACGCGTTGTTTATGAAAAAGAGTTCGGCCCTATACCAGCAGGTCACAATATTCGCTTTCGTGATGGTGATCGTTTGAATTGTGAAATTGATAATTTGATTTTGGTTGATAACCATGAAAACGCACTATTAAATCGAAAATACAAAGTGAACCATCAACCTTTGGAGTGCAGGGATACGCTTGTTCTACTTGCTCGCATCGATGCCAAGACAGCTGGTTTAGCGGAGTGATAAATGTATGAAATTGCCCAATGTAAAAAAGCCTTGTCGTGACTGCCCTTTCAAAAAGGACACGCTTAAAGGCTGGCTTGGTGCAGAGCGTATGCGCGAGATATTGGCGCAACGTTCCTTTGTTTGTCATAAGAAAACGCACCTTCAATGTGCTGGCCACATGCTAATAAACGAAGATGATAATGATTTTGTAAAGCTAGCTAAAGCAATGGGCCTACCGCTTGAACTAACCGGCAGAGAACTCATTTTTAACACGAAAGAGCAGTGTATATCGCACCACAAATAATTTTAGGAATTACTATGAAACCACCGTATAAAATTAATCAGCTTAAATTATCCACTTCAATCATGTCTGAATTATCTAGGCAGGTACCCAATATGCCGGTTGATTCTGAAATTTTCAATGCGTGCATTAAGGCTGCAGATCTAGTTGTTGCTGAGTGCGCGAGAGAGCGCGTTGAAGTTATGCCTGGTATGAGTATTTCACAATGGTTTGACTGTGATGATACAGGGGCAAGCTCTCGTTACATGGCGTGCAAGATGGACGCGGGTAAAACGCGACTTCCGCTTGAGGGTTACGAGTACCCACATGATAGTGATGATTTTGGTCGGTGCTTGCGTATGGTTCGGGCTTGCGGATTTGAAGATAAGGTAACTCTACTCTATAACGCGGGTCCTGAGTGGCAACGCATCGTTAATCGTTGGGGCCGGTTGGTTAATTTGTATGACACCGCGAACGTCAGTGTTTTTAATGAGTTTCTTCGCTCTTTAATTGAAGATCAGGGCTAAATATATGAAAAAAATATCACCAGCACAGCAGGTGGCATTAGATAAGTTAATTGCTATTGGTAAACCAGCCACCAGCCAAGAAATAGGTGTTCAAGTTTCAACTATGTTTTCCCTGCAGCGTGCTGATCATGTAATAGCTGCAGAACGTGAAGAAGGTGAAACAGGTCGAGATTGTGAAGTGATTAAATGGAGCGTAACCCCTGGTTCTCGCTATGACGCAAGTAAATCTAAACCAGGCTGCGATATAGGTAATTAGAATGGATTATTTTAAATGGTTTGAGGATTTAATTGAATGCCCTCATTGCGAGCATAAGCATCGGCCAACCGGTTCGCACGAAGAAGATGATGGTGAATGGGAGTGCGCTAGCTGCGAGAAACCGTTTGATGTGTTAGTTGAATACACACCAACTTATTCAGTCTCTAAGCCTAAAAACTGGGCTGGCGATGACGTTTAAATAATAAGGTTTAATTATAGGGGATACACATCATGTGTAATTATACGGGTAATGATTTTGGGGCGCATTACGATGATGCCCAGTGTATTGACGGCTATTTGTGGGATATGGATAGTGGCGGTTGTGACGATAACGGTAATGTTTATCTTGATAGTGGCGGTGATATGCCATGCCCACAGTGTAACACAAGATTGCACACTTTAAGTTACATAGATGAAGTCGAAGAGAGTGGTTATATGTCTGTTGACCACCCATTTGTATTTCCTAAATCATTCCCTAAATTTGAAGAGTGTAAGCCATCTGAACGTAGATTATTAAAGCGCTACTGGATGCGTGGAAGGAAACAGCGTATTAGTGAAGAACTTAAACATACTTAATGTGGAAAAATTAGATGATAAAACTAGAATATTTCAATGGTGAAAGCTGGGTAAGTTGTGGTGAATTTGGTAATGAGCGAATTGCATGGATTAGCTTAGGCGGTGATGACTTCAATTACCGAACTGTTGACGATTCGGGCGTTGTTTTAACTGATAAATCAATCTAGGAAACTTAGTGTGACCGATATTGCTCCTGCATCGCCTCGGCATCAAAAAAACATGTATATGAGGCAAAATAAAGTCTTAAAAGACAAGGTTGAGTCGTTAGAGCTTGAGGTTCTACATTATAAAGAGCAAATCGATAAATTGACGCTCGGTGATGTTCCTCAAATAGTAAAAAATTGGATGAATGAATACAGCTTACCGTGGGAAATTTTTTGGTGTTTTGAGCATGAAAAGTGGATTGCGGAACTAGATAATTTATTTCCTTATCACATGGAAAATTGTCGATGTGATAAGTGTGAATCTTGATATAGGAAATTTTGAAT
Proteins encoded:
- a CDS encoding HU family DNA-binding protein, which produces MIKNKEVNTKHIDKASLTSWTKESIVNEVFAPVLNLTAEQSMNVLESIVACIKGSLVMEHSVLIPRAGTLVVSHKSERPGRNPKTGEPHKISSRNVVTLAKKGRGKTCRINRSDMFALVYLEQPNVDQKQIDLAVRAFYQLIADVKQGEHRIEIRDFGSFTPVISGERMGRNPKTGEKVIVSERMGMHFQHSRQLRSMVNQYM
- a CDS encoding HNH endonuclease signature motif containing protein, whose translation is MRFKYTKQQLAFISEQYKKVGVPELTVAFNLEFKLEKTAQQIKSAIKNNRFTCGRKTGALNKGKYNSVTDEQALFLRNGYKSMNCNDLTVAFNREFELEKTFSQVRAFLRNHKCLSGRTGQFNQGDVSWNTGTKGVMKPNSGNFKKGERPLNYRPLGSERVSVQGYVEVKTAEPRVWSLKQRVVYEKEFGPIPAGHNIRFRDGDRLNCEIDNLILVDNHENALLNRKYKVNHQPLECRDTLVLLARIDAKTAGLAE
- a CDS encoding DUF6283 family protein — translated: MKLPNVKKPCRDCPFKKDTLKGWLGAERMREILAQRSFVCHKKTHLQCAGHMLINEDDNDFVKLAKAMGLPLELTGRELIFNTKEQCISHHK